ATCATAACGGAAACGGGGCATTGTCCCCCGGATCCAGATAAAGACAAATGAGACAGCAAGAACCTTGATCAAAAACCAGATGACCGGCGGCAACAACGGCCCATGCCAGCCACCGAGGAAAAAGACCGTGGTCATCGAGCCAAGGATAATCATGTTGATGTATTCACCGACAAAGAACAGGCCGAAACGCATCCCTGAGTACTCGGTATGAAAACCGGCGACCAGTTCGTTCTCCGCTTCCGGTAAATCAAATGGCGTTCGCTTCGACTCGGCGGCGATGCTGAAAAAGAAGATCAGGAAAGAGACCGGGTGCAGCAGGGCAAACGGAACGGTTTGCTGGGCCATGACAATCTCGGTCAGTGAAAATGACTTGGCCGCCATGACAATCGGCACGATGGCAAGGCCCATCGAGAGTTCGTACGAAATGAGCTGCGCCAGCGTCCGGATCGAAGCGAGCAGTGCATACTTGGAGTTCGAAGCCCAGCCGCCGAGGACGACACCGTAAACCGCCAGCGATGAGAGTCCGAGAAAATAAAGAACACCGATATTGAGATCACAGACGACGAGAGGAAGCTGCCGACCGAAAATTTCGATGGTCGGACCGAACGGCAC
The Desulfuromonas sp. DNA segment above includes these coding regions:
- a CDS encoding NADH-quinone oxidoreductase subunit NuoH, with the translated sequence MTEWLITGVLIAVKLGLIFGVILTLAAYLVLAERKILARMQMRHGPNRVGPFGMFQPMADLIKMLTKEDVVPTGADRYIFLVAPALAALTALMSFAVVPFGPTIEIFGRQLPLVVCDLNIGVLYFLGLSSLAVYGVVLGGWASNSKYALLASIRTLAQLISYELSMGLAIVPIVMAAKSFSLTEIVMAQQTVPFALLHPVSFLIFFFSIAAESKRTPFDLPEAENELVAGFHTEYSGMRFGLFFVGEYINMIILGSMTTVFFLGGWHGPLLPPVIWFLIKVLAVSFVFIWIRGTMPRFRYD